GTTGATGTACGGCGTTGGCAGCTGACGGAACCAGTCGATCACGAGGTCGGTGCCCACGCCCAGCTTCACCCCCGCGCGCCGCATCCGGCGCAGCACGTCGAGGTTGAGCGAGTCGTTGAAGTTGAAGCGGCGCGACGTCGACGCGAAGTAGCCACCCCCCGAGGCGGCGAAGAGAATCGTATAGACATAGACCGTGGGATCGGCCTCCACCTTTCGCTCCGCCATCTTCCGGATCACGTCGTCGGTGCGCGGCAGCGGGTGCTCGATCATGTCGACGCCGGCGTCGACGGCGCGGTCGATATAGAAGGTCTCGCAGTCGCAGGTGACCTTGAGGCCGAGCGCATGCGCCTCGTCGACCGCGGCCTTCACCTCGTCGACCGAGAAGTGCGAGGCAATCTTGATCACGTCGGCGCCGCGCCGGAACATGTCGCGCACCGCCTCGCGCCACTGGTCGGCGCCGGTCGCCGTGCGGATGGAGCCGGTGCTGTTCACCTCCAGCGCCCCCTCCGAGCCGTGCCCGCCGGGCGCGGTGATCAACTGGCCGGCGGCAAAGACGCGCGGCCCCACGATGTCGTTCCGCGCCACCCACTCCTTGAGGCGGAAGGGGACGTCGCCCTCGGAGGCCACGTCGCGCACGCTGGTGATCCCGCTCTCGATGAAGTAGCGCAGGCGCTGCACCGCGCGCAGCGTCCCATCGGGATCGCTCGGCATTTCCGAGTTGGAGTATGGCGGGTCGAAGTACGAGAGGTGCGTGTGCAGGTCGATGAGCCCGGGGAGCACCGTCTTCCCGCTCACGTCGACGACGCGGGCCTCCCGGGGCCAGTCGGTCTCGTTAGGTCCGAGCACCTTGGCAATGCGGTTGCGCGTGATGACGACCGTGGCGGCACGCGCTGGCGCCCCGGTCCCGTCGATCAGGCGCCCCCCGCGCAGCACGATCGTCCCCTCGGGGCCGCGCGGCGTGGCCGGCATCGGGACACGGCGCGGGTCGTCGGACGTGACCTGGTTGGGACCGAGCCACTTGCGCCGGTCCTGGGCGCGATCCTGCCCCTGCGCCGCCCACGGCAACGTCACCACGGCGCTCCCCACCAGCAGCGCCATTCGAACGATCGACTTCATGCTCCCTCCCTGCGTGGCGTGAGTTGAACCCGGTACAGCACGGCGCCGGCGGCCAGCGCGCCAGCAAAGGTCAGGACGCTCCCCGGGCTCTGGGCCACCGCCAGCGCCAGGAAGGCAATTGAGATCACGACGAGCCCCCAACCAAAGAAAGCGAGCACCGCGGGCGAAGGCTTGAACGGCGAGCGTTGCCAGGCGACCGGAGCGCGGGCCGGCAGGCGCAACGCCGACAGGCCGAGCATGGCCTGCACCGTCATCATGCACATCGCCGTGAGGATGGCGTACTCGCGAATCGACGCGCCGGCGGCGGTGGCGAGGAGCGACGCCGCCCCCAGCGCGAGCACCGCCGGGCGAGGGATACCCCCCTCGTCCCGCGCGAGCAGGCGCGGGAGGCGCCCGTCGAGCGCCAGGGCGCGCACGTCGCGCGCCTGCGTGAAGAAGATCCCGTTCACCGACGTGGCGGCGGCGAGCAGCGCGCTCAGCACCACGGCGCGCGCAAAGCCAGCCCCGAAGTGCTCCTCGGCCATGCGCCCCACCAGCGCGTTGGCGCTCGCCGGCGTCGTCGTGTCGCTCAGCAGCACCATGGCGATCACGAACAGGAGATACAGCGCGAGCACGACGGCGAACGAGATGGCCAGTGCGCGCGGGATCGTGCGCCCCGGTTCCCTGATCTCGCCGCCAACCTCGATGAGAACCTGCAGCCCTGCATAGCTGAAGTAGGCCGCCACCGCCCCGGCAAGGACCGGCGACCATCCGTGCGGCACCAGGGGCGAGAGTCGTCCCCAGTCACCGGCGACGAAGCCGCCAGCTGCAAACGCGGCCAGCACCACGGCGAAGAAGACGACCATGGCCGCCTGCGCCGCCACGGTCACGGTGACCGGCGTGAGGTTGAGCAGCACGAAGGCGAGCACCACCCCCACCGCGCAGGCGCGCGCATCGATCGCGGGGACGAAGAAGGCGATGTAGTCGGCGAAGCCGTAGGCAACGAGCGCTGCCCCGATCGCGCCGGCGCAGACGATGAGCCACGCGGTGAGAAAGGCGAAGAAGGGCGACATGGTCTCGCGCACCCCGACGTACGACGCCCCGGAGACGGGAAAGGCGTTGCCCACCACCGCTCCGGCCACGCACGTGAAGACGGCGGGGATCGCCGCGATGGCGTACGACAGGATTACCCCGGCGCCGGTCGACGGGAGCAGCTCGGCGGGGAGGACGAAGATCGATGCGCCGATGACGTACCCGACCAGCGTGGCCACGGCTCCCCAGAGCCCGATGCGACGTTCGTGCATGCGTGGGTCGCTCGCGCCGGCCGCCGTGATGAGTCAGCCGTGCCGCGGCGTCAGGCGCAACGCATCCTCACCACTGCCCGCGCTCGCCCACGTTCGTGATCACGCTCCCCAGGCGATCGGCGGCGTTGCGCCAGTTGGTCTGCACGGACTGCTGTGCCACGTCGGCATTGCCTGTCTTGATGGCCTTGATGATGGTGACGTGCTCGGCCACCGAGGGGGTGAGGTCGCGGGAGAGGAGGGAGACGTAGATGCGTTCGTAGCGTTCGGCCTGGGGCTTGACCGCGTCGTGGAGGGCGAGCAATCGGGGGCCGGCGCCGATCTCGACATACCGGCGATGGAACTTCTCGTCGAGTTCCCAGAGCCGGTTGTGGTTCTGCTGCTTGGCGTCGGCGGCCTTGCGGAACTGTTCGTTGATGGCGGTGAGGTCGGCGGCCAGCTTCTCGCGCTCGGCGGCGGGGCGCTGGGCGGCGAAGCGCGCGGCGAGCCCTTCGATCTCGGCGACGATGGAGAAGAGTTCGCGCGCGTCCTCGCGCGTGAGGGGGGCGACCGTGGGTCGCGACTGCTGCAGCGCCGGCGAGTCGAGGATGTAGCCTTCCTGCTGGAGGCGTTGGAGGGCGCCACGCACCGGCGTTCGCGAGACGCCGAGGCGCTGCGCGACGTCGGTCTCGACGATGCGCGTTCCGGGGGCGAGCTGTCCGCGCACGATGAGTTCGCGGAGCTTGCGGTAGACCAGTTCGGGACGTGCCGCCCGCTGCGGGGCACCCTTCATCGACGCGGCCATCAGGCACCCTCCCCCGTGCGGCAGAAACCGGCTCTTCTCTCGCGGGTCAATTTTGTATACAATTGCTGCGGCTCCTGACTCTACGACTCTTGTGGAAGGGACGCAAGAGCACCGGCCCCAACGATCCCCGCATGTCCAATCCGCTCGACACCGTCACGATCCGCGACCTCGCCACGCTCGAGGAGTACGTCGAGTGCGTGGACCTGCAGGAAGAGACCTGGGGGCGCGGCTTTTCGGAACGCGTTCCCGGGGCAATTCTTCGCGTCTCGCAGAAGATCGGCGGAGTGACCGCCGGCGCATTCGACTGTAACGGACGAATGATCGGCTTTGTGTTCGGCATGACGGGCATTCGCGACGGGCGTCCGGCGCACTGGTCCGACATGCTGGCGGTGCGGGAGGAGGCGCGTGGGCGCCACATCGGCGACCAGCTCAAGCACTACCAGCGGGAAAAGTGCATTTCCCTTGGCGTCCAAACAATGCTCTGGACGGCCGACCCGCTGGTGGCGCGCAATGCGCACTTCAATATCAACCGCCTTGGGGCGCGCCCCGTCGAGTACGTGGAGAACATCTACGGCGCCAACACGGGGAGCACGCTGCACGGCGAGCTACCCACGGACCGCTTCGTGTACGCGTGGGAGCTGATGCAGCGCTTCACGCCGTCGCCGGGGAGCGACGCGGTCCTGGCGGGCGACGACGACCGTCCGCTGGCGAACCCGCTGGCGCTCGACGGCTTGCCCGCCTTTGCCGCCGATGTCGCGGCGCGCTCGGTGCGCGTGCAGGTTCCGCACGACCTGGTGGCCGTGCAGGGTGCCGGCGGTGACGACGCGATGCGG
This DNA window, taken from Gemmatimonadaceae bacterium, encodes the following:
- a CDS encoding GntR family transcriptional regulator; amino-acid sequence: MAASMKGAPQRAARPELVYRKLRELIVRGQLAPGTRIVETDVAQRLGVSRTPVRGALQRLQQEGYILDSPALQQSRPTVAPLTREDARELFSIVAEIEGLAARFAAQRPAAEREKLAADLTAINEQFRKAADAKQQNHNRLWELDEKFHRRYVEIGAGPRLLALHDAVKPQAERYERIYVSLLSRDLTPSVAEHVTIIKAIKTGNADVAQQSVQTNWRNAADRLGSVITNVGERGQW
- a CDS encoding amino acid permease, which translates into the protein MHERRIGLWGAVATLVGYVIGASIFVLPAELLPSTGAGVILSYAIAAIPAVFTCVAGAVVGNAFPVSGASYVGVRETMSPFFAFLTAWLIVCAGAIGAALVAYGFADYIAFFVPAIDARACAVGVVLAFVLLNLTPVTVTVAAQAAMVVFFAVVLAAFAAGGFVAGDWGRLSPLVPHGWSPVLAGAVAAYFSYAGLQVLIEVGGEIREPGRTIPRALAISFAVVLALYLLFVIAMVLLSDTTTPASANALVGRMAEEHFGAGFARAVVLSALLAAATSVNGIFFTQARDVRALALDGRLPRLLARDEGGIPRPAVLALGAASLLATAAGASIREYAILTAMCMMTVQAMLGLSALRLPARAPVAWQRSPFKPSPAVLAFFGWGLVVISIAFLALAVAQSPGSVLTFAGALAAGAVLYRVQLTPRREGA
- a CDS encoding amidohydrolase family protein, giving the protein MKSIVRMALLVGSAVVTLPWAAQGQDRAQDRRKWLGPNQVTSDDPRRVPMPATPRGPEGTIVLRGGRLIDGTGAPARAATVVITRNRIAKVLGPNETDWPREARVVDVSGKTVLPGLIDLHTHLSYFDPPYSNSEMPSDPDGTLRAVQRLRYFIESGITSVRDVASEGDVPFRLKEWVARNDIVGPRVFAAGQLITAPGGHGSEGALEVNSTGSIRTATGADQWREAVRDMFRRGADVIKIASHFSVDEVKAAVDEAHALGLKVTCDCETFYIDRAVDAGVDMIEHPLPRTDDVIRKMAERKVEADPTVYVYTILFAASGGGYFASTSRRFNFNDSLNLDVLRRMRRAGVKLGVGTDLVIDWFRQLPTPYINELKYFTAAGYTPLEALVAATKTNAELLDMDDKLGTLEAGKLADVLVVGGRPDERLDDLAKVETVIRDGWVVVEGGRVAIPRHVPKSGPAPFGVK